One Lachnospiraceae bacterium C1.1 genomic region harbors:
- a CDS encoding carbohydrate ABC transporter permease: protein MEAAERQEKFTWKSAVTQLLMTIAAVIFLFPVLIILNYSFKTKKELYLSSPLSLPEAFQLENYRVAFKKLDMLRTYPNTILYTFLSVVILALICGVTAWAIARCTHKIFKFLYLYFIIGILLPYQALFLSIFIVGNKLGFVNTRHGIIFMYVATGISFGIFLMNSFMSTVPVELEEAAKIDGCSIYQIYFLVVMPLLKPALATVIIMQAFQIWNDFLMANLYLSDKGLKTLTVSIQSLFSAQSSDYTTAIAAIVLSVLPIAALFLSLQKYFIKGMTVGAVKG from the coding sequence ATGGAAGCAGCAGAAAGACAGGAAAAATTCACCTGGAAAAGTGCCGTAACACAACTATTGATGACAATTGCGGCTGTTATTTTTCTTTTTCCGGTTCTGATCATATTAAATTATTCATTTAAGACAAAAAAAGAGCTCTATTTAAGCAGTCCGTTATCTCTTCCGGAGGCTTTTCAGCTGGAAAACTACCGTGTAGCTTTTAAGAAGCTTGATATGCTGAGAACTTATCCAAACACTATACTCTATACTTTTTTATCGGTAGTGATACTTGCGCTTATTTGCGGTGTGACAGCGTGGGCTATTGCCAGATGCACTCATAAGATATTTAAGTTTCTTTATCTCTATTTCATTATAGGAATATTGCTTCCTTATCAGGCTTTGTTTTTATCGATTTTTATTGTCGGAAATAAATTGGGTTTTGTTAATACCAGACACGGTATAATTTTTATGTATGTGGCTACGGGAATATCCTTTGGAATATTTTTGATGAACAGTTTCATGTCAACTGTACCTGTTGAACTGGAAGAAGCGGCTAAAATTGACGGATGCAGTATATATCAGATATATTTCCTTGTAGTTATGCCGCTCTTAAAGCCGGCCCTTGCAACTGTAATAATCATGCAGGCTTTTCAGATCTGGAATGATTTCCTTATGGCAAATCTTTATCTTAGTGATAAGGGGCTGAAAACACTTACAGTTTCGATACAATCGCTGTTCTCGGCTCAGTCGAGTGATTATACTACAGCTATTGCAGCAATTGTATTGTCTGTGCTGCCGATCGCGGCTCTCTTTTTAAGTCTCCAGAAATACTTTATTAAGGGAATGACTGTAGGTGCGGTAAAGGGATAA
- a CDS encoding alpha-galactosidase translates to MGRKLIGEYRLGDMIARYIREENGIAGLQLLPADKILPLEESLGEGKIKKNAQIENLVQLHIAGDIYNEAYAGGISMRNGESVRRMFFEKQEAEETDSLFKIRTYLSDERGYQTEHILSYKKDSHYIKISSLFKNMTNEPVTLEMFESFSLGNLTPYEDADSPDSLELVRIRSVWSSEGKTDRRTAEDLLLETAWGPHAVRCERYGQAGSLPVNHWFPFGAVYDKKNQVWWGAEIAHNASWQMEFYRKDDGLGFSGGLADRDLGHWMKIIGPGESFKTPEAIVSTAATDSLDEFSSRLTEYGLDCWKEGLKENPQEKELPLIFNEYCTTWGNPSDENITEILKAIKGRGFSYFVIDCGWYKQEGIPWDRGMGDYEVSPILFPDGLDKTVNKIKDEGYVPGIWFEIENLAEASKAYQNTDHLLKKDGKVLTTYFRRFWDMRDPWVHEYLKERVIGTLRKYAFGYMKMDCNETIGIGCDGAESLGEGLRQDIEAATEFIREIKRELPGIILENCASGGHRLEPLMMSLTTMASFSDAHECPEIPVIAAALHRVIHPVQSQIWAVIRKSDTAERIVYSISAAMLGRLCVSGDVTELSEDQWGILQRGLDFYKKAAAVIRDGKSRIEGPEINSFRYPKGWQAVVRSSGDSALIVLHTFAEDVPEEVEITLEDPEIKKSVREIYESHDHEIEIKDDRMIIRGLKNSWEGMAILIG, encoded by the coding sequence ATGGGACGCAAACTTATCGGAGAATACAGACTTGGGGATATGATCGCCCGCTATATCAGAGAAGAAAACGGCATTGCCGGACTGCAGCTGCTGCCTGCAGATAAAATACTTCCGCTGGAAGAATCTCTCGGAGAGGGCAAGATCAAAAAAAATGCACAGATTGAGAATCTTGTCCAGCTTCATATAGCAGGGGATATTTATAATGAGGCCTATGCCGGAGGAATATCCATGAGGAACGGAGAGTCTGTCAGAAGGATGTTTTTCGAAAAGCAGGAGGCAGAGGAGACGGATTCTTTATTTAAGATAAGGACGTACCTTAGCGATGAGAGAGGCTATCAGACAGAACATATCCTAAGTTATAAAAAAGACAGTCATTACATTAAAATTTCTTCGCTTTTTAAGAATATGACCAATGAGCCGGTAACCTTAGAGATGTTTGAATCTTTTTCACTTGGAAATCTGACACCTTATGAAGATGCTGACAGTCCGGACTCGCTGGAACTTGTAAGGATCCGATCAGTATGGAGCAGTGAAGGGAAGACAGACAGGAGAACTGCAGAGGATCTGCTTCTTGAAACTGCATGGGGACCTCACGCCGTCCGTTGTGAAAGATACGGACAGGCAGGTTCTTTGCCGGTAAATCACTGGTTTCCATTTGGTGCGGTTTATGACAAAAAAAATCAGGTCTGGTGGGGAGCAGAGATAGCACATAATGCTTCCTGGCAGATGGAATTTTACAGGAAAGATGATGGACTGGGATTCAGCGGAGGCCTGGCCGACAGGGATTTAGGACACTGGATGAAAATAATAGGCCCGGGTGAGAGTTTTAAAACACCGGAGGCAATAGTATCCACGGCAGCCACAGACTCGCTGGATGAATTCAGTTCAAGGCTTACAGAATATGGTCTGGATTGCTGGAAAGAAGGATTAAAGGAAAATCCGCAGGAGAAGGAATTGCCTTTGATCTTTAATGAATACTGTACGACCTGGGGAAATCCGTCGGACGAAAATATTACTGAGATACTGAAAGCTATAAAGGGAAGAGGTTTCTCCTATTTTGTCATAGACTGCGGCTGGTATAAACAGGAAGGAATTCCCTGGGACCGTGGAATGGGAGATTATGAAGTTTCTCCGATACTTTTTCCCGATGGGCTTGATAAGACGGTAAATAAGATTAAGGATGAAGGGTATGTTCCTGGTATCTGGTTTGAAATTGAAAATCTGGCAGAAGCTTCAAAGGCTTATCAGAATACGGATCATCTGCTAAAAAAAGACGGAAAAGTTCTTACGACTTATTTCAGGAGATTCTGGGATATGAGAGATCCCTGGGTTCATGAATACCTTAAGGAACGAGTGATCGGAACTTTGAGAAAGTACGCTTTCGGATATATGAAGATGGATTGTAATGAGACGATCGGCATAGGTTGTGACGGAGCTGAGTCTTTGGGAGAAGGACTCAGGCAGGATATAGAAGCTGCGACGGAATTTATCAGGGAGATAAAGCGAGAACTTCCGGGAATCATCCTTGAAAACTGTGCATCGGGCGGGCATCGCCTGGAGCCGCTTATGATGAGTCTCACAACTATGGCATCGTTTTCGGATGCACATGAATGTCCGGAAATTCCTGTCATAGCTGCAGCGCTTCACAGGGTGATACATCCGGTTCAGAGCCAGATATGGGCAGTCATTAGAAAATCAGATACAGCCGAAAGAATAGTTTATTCAATTTCCGCAGCAATGCTTGGAAGACTTTGCGTATCCGGAGATGTTACAGAACTTTCTGAGGATCAGTGGGGGATCCTTCAAAGAGGACTTGATTTTTATAAAAAGGCAGCAGCTGTGATCAGGGATGGAAAGTCAAGAATAGAGGGACCGGAGATCAATTCTTTCCGTTATCCAAAGGGCTGGCAGGCAGTGGTAAGAAGCAGTGGGGATTCTGCACTGATAGTCCTTCATACATTTGCTGAGGACGTGCCTGAGGAAGTAGAAATAACTCTGGAAGATCCGGAAATTAAAAAATCAGTGAGAGAAATATATGAGAGTCATGATCATGAGATAGAAATTAAAGATGACAGAATGATTATCAGAGGACTTAAAAACAGCTGGGAGGGAATGGCAATTCTGATAGGCTGA